In the genome of Hevea brasiliensis isolate MT/VB/25A 57/8 chromosome 14, ASM3005281v1, whole genome shotgun sequence, the window AGGAGGGCCTTGAAAAGAGAACGTAGGTTTGGGATAGCTGAACTTCCATAGTTTTTTAGTGCAATTTTTtcgttctcttccttctctttagaatttcatttttattaacttctctaaatttttaaattagaaCCTAATTCATCCCCCTCTTGGGTTACTTTAGGGACAATAAAGACTTTGTTTAAATTTCTGCAAAACCCTAAGAATGATACTTTTGCTTTtgttgtatttatttatttttagtcaaTCGCTTGATAGATGTTTGTGTGTACATATATGTGATCAGAGTCGGCCAACTTCTTCTTCCTAGCCAGACCACTAATAATCATATCATCATCTATATAAATtggatattaaattttttataatttcaatattattatatatttttttggcATGGCCATGCATCgattatatatgtatatttatttattatattagaaACATCCCCTATTTGCTATGCTATTTCTTGTGTTGTGCTACCTTAAGCATAATTtggagcttatatatatatatatatatataaatggatATGCCATTTTAAGGTAGCAGCATGTTCTTTGGCAAAGTTGTATATGTCTTGTGGTTGTAACTTTGCTACTTGGCCTAGATATATGGATCAAATTTTGGTGGTAGCTTTGCTGTAATGAACGAATTTGGATTTAAGAGACCCAAGTTCTAGCTTTACTCCTCTAGCCACAGTTTAAACTTAAGTGGGTGTGTTGGGGGATTAGCTCCAATATATGTATATGTTTGTATATATATTCACATGGGTCAGTGAGTAGATTTAAATTATCTTCTCATGTGATATTTATTGTGACCTGTTTATGTTGTGATTTGTTGATCGGTGTTGCATTTCATCCAAGGACTGCATTAGATCTTGGTTGTTACAGAaatgatatttatatttaatatttgtacTCACAGAGTTAAACACTCAATACTATTCAAGTATTTTTCTGCACGTTACAACAATTCAATGTCTAACTTGTATTTTTCTCCACAAGGTATTTTTTGCTTagttgttttttattttattttattctattttatatatttaGTAGTCCACTGTGACGGTTTGTGTATAGTGAATGTTAAAATTAAGTTAGGCTCTCCTAATTGGTATGCAACGTTGCTAGGTTAAGTTGGAGTCtacaaattattttatattattttattatgtgtTTGGGCCTTAGATATGAGTTTAGGAGCAATAAGGCTTACTTCTAACTTTATGGGCCTCATGTTAGCCCAAATTGTAATGTCAGTTCGGCCAATAGAATTGGGTCATGACACTTATATTCTTTCTTAACCGCTTTCAAGTGACCTTTAATAGAGCAGAGTAGAGTCTTTAGCACTTGGAAAGGAATTTTGAAATGGATAGTAATGCAtcatgtaataaattttgatattatGTCAGTTATGGACATGTAATAATTTGGAGATAGTATACTATGCTATGCCTATTGATCTAATTGTTGAGTTTGGTTCTTTATGAGATAAATGATATCATGCTATGATAGTAATTCTATGATTGAACTTGTGTATAGATAATCACCATTGTTTATGTTAATGTTGACTTGTGCAGTAAATAACAGAGGTTTATGTGTGAAAAATGTTTTATATGGTCATCATTACAATGTGCACAAGTATAATTGAATAATTGCCAATCATAGAAGTATTTAATTCTGTAAAGTGAGCGACTAgagtttattattataatttcatgCTTGTTACGGGTTTCAGTGGATAATTGCCAATCATAGAAGTATTTAATTCTGTAAAGTGAGCCCACTAgagtttattattataatttcatgCTTGTTACGGGTTTCAGTGGCCATAAGCTAATCCGATCCTTAGCATCATTAGCAGCTCCCCATGTTGAGTTGTTATAATGGGTGTTACAGTAGGAAAGCCATCCACCCCATCACCTTCTTTTAGCTTGATCTCTTTCCTTTGGCGATGGTTGCTGGAGTTCCTTTGGCTTAAAAGACTCCTCTCCTCTTAAGCTTCGACTCAAGACCGACCTTGCAAGAAGAAGTTTTTTAATCGAGCTCTAAAACTTCTGGACCTTTAGACCTTTGCAATGATATTCCGACCAATGGCTAAGCCTATCCAAAGTTTGAGGCAAACAACATGCTTTACTCATCGATAGCTTCAATTTGAGACTAATCGGGACAATTTTTGTCGCCAAAAAATCTTCAAATGGATGATTGCACAAGTAGAATGCTTGATGCGTGTGCAACAATACAATACAATTTATTGTATTTCCCCCTTTCGGTAATATGGAAGTCTACCATGCTTCTGTGGATGGCAACCAAAACAATACAGGAGATACATTATGCTTGTTCCTAAGTCAGCAAATGAATAGTTATCACATAGGAGCTACGAGAAATTGATAATCATTCAAATTTCATGCTATGCATTTGCCAAAATGTCATATTTTGGGTTGATAAATACTCGCTGTGGGGAATATTCACACACAATATATTTGCCTGTATAGTGAATTACAATAATCCTTTAAATGGGGGACCCCGCTTTTACACAGTCTACTAATGATCAAATCAACACAAATATATTAGCTCAAATCACACCTTAAGGGCTATTCACTTTCCAAAGCAATATGACAAAATCTATTTTTATTTGAACAATTATTATGGTCACAAAGTACAACATGGCAGTGGTACTAAGATgaagtagagagagagagagagagagagagagagagagatttcaaCAGTGAAGCCATTACTGCTTTCCTAACCCACAAAAAGTTGAAGAGGGAATCACTTCCTTGTTTACTATGCTCAGTACCAATACTTCATGTTTTTATCAAAGATGCCTGGTCCGTACGTGGATACTAATATCTCAACAAGAAGAGGAAATTGCAGCAGTATGAAAAGGGTGACAGGAATACCAGCTAATAAAGTAATTGGAATTACAAGTTTTAGCTCTCCCTGAAACATTATTATAAGAGTAGCACAAAATGCTACCATCATGGCTGCAATAGAAATGAAAAGGGTGGAAAGACCAATAATTAACTTAGTGGGCAAGGACTTGAGGAAGTCATCCTCTGCATACCGAGACGTAAGGATTCCTAAGAACATCAATACTGATGTTGAGGAAGCAAAGAGTGAAATTGCATCGGAtattataaaagtcataaatgatTTTCTATGTAAGAATATTGGAAAGCCCGTATCTTGAAAGTTACCACCAGGAACAGTGAATGCTGCTGTAAACATGATAGTAATGATAAGAGCGCCTACAACTGTGCAAGATGTTGCTGTCTCCTTCATCCATTTCTCTCCATCACTCACTAACTGCTTGTGTTGATTAGAAAATATATCCTTAGGTTTTTCAAGGAGCATGTTGACATTTTCTTGAAATGAAGGATCCACAATACTTTCCACTTCCTGCATGAAAATCATTGACGCATGAATATGAGTGAAATGTTTTCAAAATACTAAGTTGTTTGCCATCCATTAAGAAAATAAATCCCTACTAGCTCAATTAGGCATGAATTTGTGTCACTAAAATTCCTGAAAGAATTTGTTTTAGTaccaaaaaaaagaaaattcctTTTGACATTTGTGCAATTCAGATatgaaatagaaaattaaaagaagaagaagatgatgatgagCAGCAGATGATAAGAGCATTTTTTCCCCTATAATATTTAATGCAAGTAGAGATCACCTTGTACCACTGTAGCTCTCTTTGCATCTGCAAAGCTGCACCTGAAATGCTCGCAAGTCGATCAGGAGGTGCTAACTTCGCTGCAATGTGTAAAATGTTATTTCGATTATAATCAGTTAAAGAGATCAGCAAGTGCTTTTTTGTCTCAAGCGCGTATATGAGGCTAAAAATTTTTTCTTGCCGATGTTCAACAGCATACTGAAGGATGCCTCTGCAGTTGAAGTTTGAAACAGTTAAAAGACTGGGATTGGCTTTGAGCATCTCAATAACAACTTCAATGGTCCCAAATTTGATAGCTTCAAAGAATGCTTCATATACTCCACTTTGCTGAAGTTTTGTGTTATCTATAGTGGATATATGTTTGCACATCCAATGTAAAAGTTCAAGAGCATAGGCGTGGGTCAACTTTGTATCATAAATCTGCTTTATTCCTACATTAATAAGTACTACTACAGGTGAGAAGCTTTAAAAACCTTTAAAAATTCAAGGaacataaaataagaaaaataatttaaaaaaaaaaaaaaaaaaaaagaatgagggTTGGATTTAGTGTACCAAACAATTGAAGTAAATTTGAACCAAATCTTCGCAATAGACCTAGCCCTGCAAAATTAAGTCAATTTAGCTTAGTTAAACAATCCAGAATTGTAAATTATAAAAATGATCCAAATGAAGGTACCTGGATTATCTccccattattttcatttttataaacATACAAAAAGAAAAGGGTCCAACAAACAAAGTATTTAGTTGAAGATGGCTTGGGATCATATATGATATATGTTGAGTATCTCTTTAATTTGCATAGTGTGTGCGAGAACTGAGAAGCATACCTCGCACTAAAATGCTCTCAGGATGCGCGTGGCCATCTTGTGGAATCGATATTCGAACATCAGTATGCTGGGCAGCAGGTAGTTGCACCTGAATGCCTATGATGAATATAATGAACTGGTATTAAATAATACAACAGTTTCTCTCCAATCTAACGTTAATTTTAATCAGTCTTTGATACAACTCCAGTACTATTGAATTAAAGCTAATTGATACATTAATGAAATCTTTAATGTTATTGAAGATTTTAACAATATAAAGAGTTATTAACTTCATTTCTTTCTTTTCCATGTGAAATTATTCTACTAGGAACACCATTTTTTAagataaaacaaaagaaattagaaaaaggGAGAGAGGAAGAGGTACTAACAAGAATAGATCCATCGTTTCCAGAAGACAAATCGGACACTACTGGGGAATAAATCACTCTGACCAGATAATTGAATCAGAGGTGTGATTCCCTGACCAAATTCAGTAGCTAAAATCTGAGGTATGCTGGTTAATGTAGTAGCTAAGGGTGGGCATTTCTGGAGAAGATCTAGTGAAATGTCTTGTATTTGTAGCATTATCAAAAAGAAACAAACAAAATCAgtcaaaataaatagataaaatccTTGTTTTTCAAGCTTGGAAATGACTAGTGACGTCAGGCTATTACCAAACATTTTACTAAAAATAGACGCATAAAGAAGCAAAGATCCATATACTCCATTTTCTGGACGAAGCAATTCAAATGGAGTGATGGAGTATAGATATCTGGCCATATCCTTATGGCGGTAGGTACATGCCATTATAACTGGGAGGTTGTGTTCATTTCCGGGAATGATAACCAACTCCCTGTTCTTTTCTATCAAGCATTCTGCAATTCTTGTGGCTCCAGTAGCAGCAGCCAGTAAAAGAGCTGTACCACCAAGGTTGTCAGTTACTTTTAACTCTTCTTCTGTCAACAACTTGACCAACTCCTCCACCATCTTCAATTTTCCGGTTGAAGTTGCAAGATGAAGTGCCGTAAAACCATTATCTATAAGCTTTTTGCATACTGCATCTGGACGACGGCGAAGGAATTCTCTCACATCATTTAAATCACCTATCTCTATAGCGTTGTGTAGAGGAAGAAATTCAACATAAGCATCTCTCTCTGTCCCTGCTGCCAACGTTAACTAGTTCGTTAGCAAAAGGATTCAAGCCTAACCtgattttcaatcttcatctCTAAGCTGAAGCTTTTGAGTTAAGAGATTTGTTCATAAAGCATTCAATAGAAAACAACTAGATTACTTAGAATGACTTATTGATACATAATGAATTTATAACCTGGATTGCCTGCTGCTGGTAGCTGTAATAGCACTTCCACTGGTGGCAATTCAGCTTCTTGTGGCAGTATTTGATCTCCTGGTGACTTTACCTCATGCATTTTGGCCAAAGTATCCCAACAAATCCTTGCTGAACTGATTTCCTTAATCTGGAAAAGTATGTGAGGCATGCATGATATTTGAATAGCATGTAAAGCAGCAGCATTCTTCTTTCTCCAAGCCTTAAATTCAGCTTCAGCCTCTTCTGGATTAGGAGCTTCAGTAGTTGCTTCAACAATGTCCCAGAGATCATTCGCCATTAAATAATTCTTCATGCAAACACTCCAATTTGGATAGTTAAAGCCGTCCGCTAGTAATTGAGAAACAATATTTTTTGCCATCCTCAATGTCTGTCAATTATTTGAAATGATGGCAGGAGGCTTGACAGTTAAAATGATATGATAAGTGATCTTACTATGTATACTACTCCAATAGAATGATCAATCATTTATACAAAATTTGTCCAAAGGAAACGATAACTAAAAACTCATGCACACCCCAAGCATATTGATCTCACAATAAAGGAAAAGTATATTGCCACGTTATATGCTTTCACTTTTGGGATTCTTGCATTCTGGCAATtgtaagataaaaataaataattgaaaaaatCATGTATCATGTTGGAACTGTACCAAGATAATGAACAAATTCCTTTctttattctttccatttttatttttttaatctccTCAAATCTAGGTTTTTATTGATAACTCCAAAAAAAGCAAAGCTTCATTTTTAAGTATCTAAAAGAGACATTTTAATAAACAAAAAATTGATTGTGATTGATTTTAAAgaacttttaaaaataattaaaaaataactctaaatttttataatattaaaaaaattatcatagTAAAATAAAATTCCAATCAAAGCACTATGCGGATATATatgtttcactttttctttttcacaAAACGGTACCCCGCACCGCCCTGTCCTGCGCCCTCTTTTTTTTAACAATACCCTCTactcattaaaattttaattttagtagcTAATTTTATTTTGTCTCTAAAAATATTCTTCCAAACttagaaataataattttaatgaatttaatatttaaaattttatgaaaatagaTGAAACATTGAAGCCAAAAAAAATCGAATCTTTTGCGGTATAAAAAAtttatctttatttattttgttccTAAAgagtcaaaatttttaattactttttattataataaatataaattattttaaaatactaattaatttaaaaatatgtctATATGTATTTAAACtcttaaaacttaaatttaaattttttttatgatactTTAACTCTCAAATTCTAACTGACGATTAAAAATTATGGTAACAAATATTAATTATGATTTATTGACTTTTTTTAGTAAGTTTTTTCTTgattatttaaaatcaataaaatatataatttattaaaaataataaataataattattattcaataaaaatataattgataatttttcATTAG includes:
- the LOC110633868 gene encoding uncharacterized protein LOC110633868 isoform X2 — encoded protein: MAKNIVSQLLADGFNYPNWSVCMKNYLMANDLWDIVEATTEAPNPEEAEAEFKAWRKKNAAALHAIQISCMPHILFQIKEISSARICWDTLAKMHEVKSPGDQILPQEAELPPVEVLLQLPAAGNPGTERDAYVEFLPLHNAIEIGDLNDVREFLRRRPDAVCKKLIDNGFTALHLATSTGKLKMVEELVKLLTEEELKVTDNLGGTALLLAAATGATRIAECLIEKNRELVIIPGNEHNLPVIMACTYRHKDMARYLYSITPFELLRPENGVYGSLLLYASIFSKMFGNSLTSLVISKLEKQGFYLFILTDFVCFFLIMLQIQDISLDLLQKCPPLATTLTSIPQILATEFGQGITPLIQLSGQSDLFPSSVRFVFWKRWIYSCIQVQLPAAQHTDVRISIPQDGHAHPESILVRGLGLLRRFGSNLLQLFGIKQIYDTKLTHAYALELLHWMCKHISTIDNTKLQQSGVYEAFFEAIKFGTIEVVIEMLKANPSLLTVSNFNCRGILQYAVEHRQEKIFSLIYALETKKHLLISLTDYNRNNILHIAAKLAPPDRLASISGAALQMQRELQWYKEVESIVDPSFQENVNMLLEKPKDIFSNQHKQLVSDGEKWMKETATSCTVVGALIITIMFTAAFTVPGGNFQDTGFPIFLHRKSFMTFIISDAISLFASSTSVLMFLGILTSRYAEDDFLKSLPTKLIIGLSTLFISIAAMMVAFCATLIIMFQGELKLVIPITLLAGIPVTLFILLQFPLLVEILVSTYGPGIFDKNMKYWY
- the LOC110633868 gene encoding uncharacterized protein LOC110633868 isoform X1 — encoded protein: MAKNIVSQLLADGFNYPNWSVCMKNYLMANDLWDIVEATTEAPNPEEAEAEFKAWRKKNAAALHAIQISCMPHILFQIKEISSARICWDTLAKMHEVKSPGDQILPQEAELPPVEVLLQLPAAGNPAGTERDAYVEFLPLHNAIEIGDLNDVREFLRRRPDAVCKKLIDNGFTALHLATSTGKLKMVEELVKLLTEEELKVTDNLGGTALLLAAATGATRIAECLIEKNRELVIIPGNEHNLPVIMACTYRHKDMARYLYSITPFELLRPENGVYGSLLLYASIFSKMFGNSLTSLVISKLEKQGFYLFILTDFVCFFLIMLQIQDISLDLLQKCPPLATTLTSIPQILATEFGQGITPLIQLSGQSDLFPSSVRFVFWKRWIYSCIQVQLPAAQHTDVRISIPQDGHAHPESILVRGLGLLRRFGSNLLQLFGIKQIYDTKLTHAYALELLHWMCKHISTIDNTKLQQSGVYEAFFEAIKFGTIEVVIEMLKANPSLLTVSNFNCRGILQYAVEHRQEKIFSLIYALETKKHLLISLTDYNRNNILHIAAKLAPPDRLASISGAALQMQRELQWYKEVESIVDPSFQENVNMLLEKPKDIFSNQHKQLVSDGEKWMKETATSCTVVGALIITIMFTAAFTVPGGNFQDTGFPIFLHRKSFMTFIISDAISLFASSTSVLMFLGILTSRYAEDDFLKSLPTKLIIGLSTLFISIAAMMVAFCATLIIMFQGELKLVIPITLLAGIPVTLFILLQFPLLVEILVSTYGPGIFDKNMKYWY
- the LOC110633868 gene encoding uncharacterized protein LOC110633868 isoform X3, with translation MAKNIVSQLLADGFNYPNWSVCMKNYLMANDLWDIVEATTEAPNPEEAEAEFKAWRKKNAAALHAIQISCMPHILFQIKEISSARICWDTLAKMHEVKSPGDQILPQEAELPPVEVLLQLPAAGNPAGTERDAYVEFLPLHNAIEIGDLNDVREFLRRRPDAVCKKLIDNGFTALHLATSTGKLKMVEELVKLLTEEELKVTDNLGGTALLLAAATGATRIAECLIEKNRELVIIPGNEHNLPVIMACTYRHKDMARYLYSITPFELLRPENGVYGSLLLYASIFSKMFDISLDLLQKCPPLATTLTSIPQILATEFGQGITPLIQLSGQSDLFPSSVRFVFWKRWIYSCIQVQLPAAQHTDVRISIPQDGHAHPESILVRGLGLLRRFGSNLLQLFGIKQIYDTKLTHAYALELLHWMCKHISTIDNTKLQQSGVYEAFFEAIKFGTIEVVIEMLKANPSLLTVSNFNCRGILQYAVEHRQEKIFSLIYALETKKHLLISLTDYNRNNILHIAAKLAPPDRLASISGAALQMQRELQWYKEVESIVDPSFQENVNMLLEKPKDIFSNQHKQLVSDGEKWMKETATSCTVVGALIITIMFTAAFTVPGGNFQDTGFPIFLHRKSFMTFIISDAISLFASSTSVLMFLGILTSRYAEDDFLKSLPTKLIIGLSTLFISIAAMMVAFCATLIIMFQGELKLVIPITLLAGIPVTLFILLQFPLLVEILVSTYGPGIFDKNMKYWY